A genomic window from Cinclus cinclus chromosome 5, bCinCin1.1, whole genome shotgun sequence includes:
- the ING2 gene encoding inhibitor of growth protein 2 has product MCCWRGGMMLAGPQLVAGPAAPGGERARLLSLYVQDYLECVESLPLDIQRNASLLREMDTQCQEALKEIDDVYEKYKSENDPVQKKRLQQHLQRALINSQELGDEKIQIVTQMLELVENRARQMETHSQCFQDMSENEKPLEKAKMESCQPERSSRRPRRQRTSESRDLCHIANGIDDCDDQPPKEKRSKSSKKKKRSKAKQEREVSPVEFAIDPNEPTYCLCNQVSYGEMIGCDNEQCPIEWFHFSCVGLTYKPKGKWYCPKCRGDNEKTMDKCTDKSKKDRRSR; this is encoded by the exons atGTGCTGCTGGCGCGGGGGGATGATGCTGGCGGGGCCACAGCTggtggcggggccggcggcgccGGGCGGGGAGCGGGCCCGGTTGCTCTCGCTCTACGTGCAGGACTACCTGGAGTGCGTGGAATCGCTGCCGCTGGACATCCAGCGCAACGCCTCGCTGCTGCGGGAGATGGACACGCAGTGCCAAG AAGCGTTAAAAGAAATAGATGATGTCTATGAAAAATATAAGTCAGAAAACGATCCTGTTCAGAAGAAGCGCTTGCAGCAGCATCTTCAGCGTGCATTAATCAACAGTCAAGAACTTGGAGATGAAAAAATTCAAATAGTTACTCAGATGCTAGAACTGGTAGAGAATCGAGCCCGTCAAATGGAAACACACTCTCAGTGTTTTCAAGATATGTCTGAGAATGAAAAGCCTCTAGAAAAGGCCAAGATGGAGTCCTGCCAGCCAGAGAGATCCTCCCGCAGGCCTCGTCGCCAGCGAACCAGTGAAAGCCGTGACCTGTGTCACATAGCAAATGGTATTGATGACTGCGATGACCAGCCACCTAAGGAGAAAAGATCAAAAtcttccaagaagaaaaaacgCTCCAAAGCCAAACAGGAGAGAGAGGTTTCACCTGTAGAATTTGCAATTGATCCCAATGAACCAACGTACTGCTTATGCAACCAAGTGTCTTATGGTGAAATGATAGGATGTGACAATGAACAGTGCCCTATTGAGTGGTTCCACTTTTCCTGTGTTGGACTCACGTACAAACCAAAGGGGAAATGGTATTGCCCCAAGTGCAGAGGAGACAATGAGAAAACAATGGACAAATGTACTGACAAATCAAAAAAGGATAGGAGATCGAGGTAG
- the CDKN2AIP gene encoding CDKN2A-interacting protein isoform X2: protein MPVPAAGHGEGAGNGRRHPSDQRACPHHERRTGCQEGVEEPCKRQAVEKSRETKDAGKDVKTTKAEGVKETESTLSKKQEKGTSKDPETSQSTCSTDQEMVIVSDIETEGKPANAESTAEQKPPSSEKEPGKKTCSSPHKESKCENMPSPEKKTVARVAPLAVESTPQAAAVVAAVPPAAKSSPQAAAVAAAVPSTSKSTSQASAVAAAVPPAAKSSPQAAAVAAAVPVTAKSTPQTAAVPPATKSTPQAAVAAAAVPPTTKSTPQTSSALLSSKAQVGAPASVSKNGAQVSSSLLLAPKSGPQVGTSLLLASKGPAKVGSPLLASKSSAEVAASLLAARSGAQPGSSLLASKSSAQVAASLLAARSGAQQGPSRGGAQAGASLPASKSGSQAGESPAKALCKPLTSEDAKERQPFFNRLYKAVAWKLVAVGGFSPNVNHAELLNSSIQSVKATLDVAFVPLKELADLPQNKSSLENIVCELRCKSVYLGTGCGRSMENAKAVASREALKLFLKKKVIVKICKRKYKGSEIEDLVLLDEESKPSNLPPALRNPREIL, encoded by the exons ATGCCG GTACCCGCCGCAGGTCATGGAGAGGGCGCTGGAAATGGCCGAAGGCATCCAAGTGACCAACGCGCCTGTCCGCACCACGAGAGACGAACTGGTTGCCAAG AAGGGGTAGAGGAGCCCTGCAAGAGACAAGCTGttgagaaaagcagagagacTAAGGATGCTGGAAAGGATGTGAAAACAACCAAGGCAGAAGGAGTGAAGGAAACAGAGAGCACTTTGtccaaaaagcaggaaaaaggtACTAGCAAAGATCCAGAAActtcccagtcaacttgcagTACAGATCAAGAAATGGTCATAGTTTCAGACatagaaacagaaggaaaacctgCTAATGCTGAAAGTACTGCTGAGCAAAAGCCACCTTCATCTGAAAAAGAGCCAGGAAAGAAGACTTGCTCAAGCCCACATAAGGAAAGCAAGTGTGAAAATATGCCATCTCCTGAAAAGAAAACTGTAGCACGTGTAGCACCACTGGCTGTCGAGAGCACCCCTCAGGCAGcagcggtggtggcagcagtgccaccagctgCCAAGAGCagcccacaggcagcagcagtagcagcagcagtgccatcAACCTCCAAGAGCACCTCACAGGCatcagcagtggcagcagcagtgccaccagctgCCAAGAGCAGCCCACAGGCAGCAgcggtggcagcagcagtgccagtgaCTGCCAAGAGCAccccacagacagcagcagtgccaccagccaCCAAGAGCACCCCACAGGCAGCGGtggcggcagcagcagtgccaccaACCACCAAGAGCACCCCCCAAACAAGTTCTGCTTTGCTGTCTTCCAAAGCCCAAGTGGGTGCCCCAGCATCAGTGTCCAAGAATGGTGCTCAGGTGAGCAGCTCACTGCTTCTGGCCCCCAAGAGTGGCCCTCAGGTGGGCACCTCGCTGCTGCTGGCCTCCAAAGGCCCGGCTAAGGTGGGCTCCCCGCTCCTGGCCTCTAAGAGCAGTGCGGAGGTGGCCGCCTCGTTGCTGGCCGCTCGGAGCGGTGCGCAGCCGGGATCCTCACTGCTCGCTTCCAAGAGCAGCGCTCAGGTGGCTGCTTCTCTACTGGCTGCTCGGAGCGGAGCTCAGCAAGGGCCCTCCCGGGGTGGAGCTCAGGCAGGCGCTTCCCTGCCGGCCTCCAAGAGCGGCTCGCAGGCAGGTGAGAGCCCTGCGAAGGCTTTGTGCAAACCGCTAACCAGCGAAGATGCAAAGGAAAGACAGCCTTTTTTCAACAGACTTTACAAAGCTGTAGCCTGGAAACTGGTTGCTGTTGGAGGCTTCAGTCCCAATGTAAATCATGCAGAACTTCTAAATTCATCTATTCAGTCTGTAAAAGCTACGTTAGATGTTGCTTTTGTTCCCCTGAAGGAACTTGCAGACTTGCCTCAAAATAAAAGCTCTCTAGAAAATATAGTTTGTGAACTGAGGTGCAAGTCTGTCTACTTGGGCACTGGTTGCGGTAGAAGCATGGAAAATGCCAAAGCAGTGGCTTCAAGAGAAGCTTTGAAATTATTCCTCAAGAAGAAAGTTATTGTGAAgatatgtaaaagaaaatacaaaggtaGTGAAATTGAAGATTTGGTGCTTCTGGATGAAGAGTCTAAACCTTCAAATTTGCCTCCAGCTTTAAGAAATCCTCGTGAGATCTTGTAG
- the CDKN2AIP gene encoding CDKN2A-interacting protein isoform X1, producing MAGKAAAGEPLGRTAEEAAWAETLRGACEPEHHWRYRREFLLRNVGELPAAGSAQLQRLVSLSMVWANHVFLGCRYPPQVMERALEMAEGIQVTNAPVRTTRDELVAKVKKRGISSSNEGVEEPCKRQAVEKSRETKDAGKDVKTTKAEGVKETESTLSKKQEKGTSKDPETSQSTCSTDQEMVIVSDIETEGKPANAESTAEQKPPSSEKEPGKKTCSSPHKESKCENMPSPEKKTVARVAPLAVESTPQAAAVVAAVPPAAKSSPQAAAVAAAVPSTSKSTSQASAVAAAVPPAAKSSPQAAAVAAAVPVTAKSTPQTAAVPPATKSTPQAAVAAAAVPPTTKSTPQTSSALLSSKAQVGAPASVSKNGAQVSSSLLLAPKSGPQVGTSLLLASKGPAKVGSPLLASKSSAEVAASLLAARSGAQPGSSLLASKSSAQVAASLLAARSGAQQGPSRGGAQAGASLPASKSGSQAGESPAKALCKPLTSEDAKERQPFFNRLYKAVAWKLVAVGGFSPNVNHAELLNSSIQSVKATLDVAFVPLKELADLPQNKSSLENIVCELRCKSVYLGTGCGRSMENAKAVASREALKLFLKKKVIVKICKRKYKGSEIEDLVLLDEESKPSNLPPALRNPREIL from the exons ATGGCGGGGAAGGCGGCGGCGGGCGAGCCCCTGGGGCGGACGGCGGAGGAGGCGGCCTGGGCAGAGACGCTACGCGGGGCCTGCGAGCCGGAGCACCACTGGCGGTACCGCCGGGAGTTCCTGCTGCGCAACGTGGGGGAGCTGCCGGCGGCGGGCAGCGCCCAGCTGCAGCGCCTGGTGTCCCTCTCCATGGTGTGGGCCAACCACGTCTTCTTGGGATGCCG GTACCCGCCGCAGGTCATGGAGAGGGCGCTGGAAATGGCCGAAGGCATCCAAGTGACCAACGCGCCTGTCCGCACCACGAGAGACGAACTGGTTGCCAAGGTGAAGAAAAGAGGCATATCAAGTAGCAATG AAGGGGTAGAGGAGCCCTGCAAGAGACAAGCTGttgagaaaagcagagagacTAAGGATGCTGGAAAGGATGTGAAAACAACCAAGGCAGAAGGAGTGAAGGAAACAGAGAGCACTTTGtccaaaaagcaggaaaaaggtACTAGCAAAGATCCAGAAActtcccagtcaacttgcagTACAGATCAAGAAATGGTCATAGTTTCAGACatagaaacagaaggaaaacctgCTAATGCTGAAAGTACTGCTGAGCAAAAGCCACCTTCATCTGAAAAAGAGCCAGGAAAGAAGACTTGCTCAAGCCCACATAAGGAAAGCAAGTGTGAAAATATGCCATCTCCTGAAAAGAAAACTGTAGCACGTGTAGCACCACTGGCTGTCGAGAGCACCCCTCAGGCAGcagcggtggtggcagcagtgccaccagctgCCAAGAGCagcccacaggcagcagcagtagcagcagcagtgccatcAACCTCCAAGAGCACCTCACAGGCatcagcagtggcagcagcagtgccaccagctgCCAAGAGCAGCCCACAGGCAGCAgcggtggcagcagcagtgccagtgaCTGCCAAGAGCAccccacagacagcagcagtgccaccagccaCCAAGAGCACCCCACAGGCAGCGGtggcggcagcagcagtgccaccaACCACCAAGAGCACCCCCCAAACAAGTTCTGCTTTGCTGTCTTCCAAAGCCCAAGTGGGTGCCCCAGCATCAGTGTCCAAGAATGGTGCTCAGGTGAGCAGCTCACTGCTTCTGGCCCCCAAGAGTGGCCCTCAGGTGGGCACCTCGCTGCTGCTGGCCTCCAAAGGCCCGGCTAAGGTGGGCTCCCCGCTCCTGGCCTCTAAGAGCAGTGCGGAGGTGGCCGCCTCGTTGCTGGCCGCTCGGAGCGGTGCGCAGCCGGGATCCTCACTGCTCGCTTCCAAGAGCAGCGCTCAGGTGGCTGCTTCTCTACTGGCTGCTCGGAGCGGAGCTCAGCAAGGGCCCTCCCGGGGTGGAGCTCAGGCAGGCGCTTCCCTGCCGGCCTCCAAGAGCGGCTCGCAGGCAGGTGAGAGCCCTGCGAAGGCTTTGTGCAAACCGCTAACCAGCGAAGATGCAAAGGAAAGACAGCCTTTTTTCAACAGACTTTACAAAGCTGTAGCCTGGAAACTGGTTGCTGTTGGAGGCTTCAGTCCCAATGTAAATCATGCAGAACTTCTAAATTCATCTATTCAGTCTGTAAAAGCTACGTTAGATGTTGCTTTTGTTCCCCTGAAGGAACTTGCAGACTTGCCTCAAAATAAAAGCTCTCTAGAAAATATAGTTTGTGAACTGAGGTGCAAGTCTGTCTACTTGGGCACTGGTTGCGGTAGAAGCATGGAAAATGCCAAAGCAGTGGCTTCAAGAGAAGCTTTGAAATTATTCCTCAAGAAGAAAGTTATTGTGAAgatatgtaaaagaaaatacaaaggtaGTGAAATTGAAGATTTGGTGCTTCTGGATGAAGAGTCTAAACCTTCAAATTTGCCTCCAGCTTTAAGAAATCCTCGTGAGATCTTGTAG